The genomic DNA CttcaaaaataatatattaattcaacagccataaaaataaaaaattcttACAGAATATATGGTTGTACTTCAGGGTTGTTTAGAAGGACATGTAAATGTGCCTCATCTCACTCTTTTTCATCGATTGATTTCATTGTCACAACAGATAATGGACCGCTTAACTTGTCTGCATCTTTCCAAAGACCGGCAGTGGTGCCACTTTGCTTGACAAACTCTTGGCAGAATTCTACCGATTCTTCTCCAAGATAACTTTCAGCCATACAACCTTCGGGGTGATAACGATTGCGTACATAACCCTTCAACACCTTATTAAACCTCTCAAATACGTACATCCATCTATAAAATACAGACCCACATAACTGTAATTCACGAACCGGGTGGACTATAAGATGTATCATTACGTCAAAAAAGGATGCAGGAAAGATTTTTTCTAGCTCACATAAAGTTATTATCACATCTGCCTGCAATTTATCTAGCTTCGATACATCCACAATTTTGTTGCACAAAGCATTGAAAAAGAAACACAACCTAATTATTGTGACCCTGACATTTTTTGGAAGAACAACGCGAATTGCAATCGAAAGTAACTGTTGGAGCATGATGTGGCAGTCATGGGACTTCATCCCAAACATCTTTAATTCATCTATGGATACACAGTTTTTGATGTTGGACGCATGTCCACAGGGAAGCTTCATGTGCATTAAAGATGACAACATCTTCTTCTTTTCTGCCTTTGACAAATTAAAAACCGAAGGAGGTAAATAGGTTTTTTTATTTCCTTTTTGTGGAGCTAGATTAGCCCTAACCCCCATGTCAATCATATCAAGATGAGAAACCTCACTATTTTAGACTTATGTTTCATATTTAATAATGTGCCAATCAAGCTATCACACATGTTCTTCTCGACGTGCATGACATTGAGACAATGACGAACGTGGTGAAATTTCCAATATTCTAGCTCAAAAAAAACTGAGTTCTTCTTCCATGGGCAGTCCACCTTTTTTGACTTTTTGACTTGTTTTCCAAATTGAAATTCAATTTGTTCTTGCAGCGATAACACCTCTTCTCCCGAAAGCGGTTGACATGCCTGCCCCAACTCGTGTTGCCCATTAAAAACTGCCTTTTACTTCCTATATGGATGATTTATAGGCTGATAACGCCGATGGCCTTGGTAACACATCTTCCTACTATGGCTTAAATACTTAGCAATGATATCATCACCACATATTGGACAACACAAATAACCTTTATTGACGCAACCGGATAGATTTCCATATGCAGGAAAGTCATTTATTGTCCATATTAAAATTCCTTTTAAAGTGAAATATGATTTAGTATAGGCATCATACACATTCGGTACACCCTCCCATAACTTCTTTAAATCATCAATAAGCGGTTGTAAATAGACGTCAACATCATTACCAGGTTCATGGGGACCGGAAATCAAAActgttaacatcataaacttcctcttcatgcataaccatggaggaagattataaGTTACTAAAAGTACGGGCCAACAGCTGTACCTATTGGTTAAACCATTATTATGCGGGTTTATACCATCTGCCGACAAAGCCAAACGAATATTTCTTGCCTCACTGCCGAATGCAGGCCACCTATAATCTATATTTCTCCAAGAAGGAGAGTCGGCTGGATGCCGCATCTTTCCATCTTGTATTTCCTGCTTTGCATGCCATGTCATCAGTTCAGAAGTAGAAGGAGATTTATACATACGTTTAAATCTCGGAATAATTGGAAAATACCACATTACTTTTGCAGGAACATTCATCTTTATTTTACCATCCTTTCCCAACTTCCACCTAGATAGACGACACTTAGGACACTCGGAAGCATCAGCATGTGCACCCTGATATAGGATGCAGTTATTTGGACATGAGTGAATTTTTTCATATTCTAGGCCTAAGTCAGACAGGGTTTTTTTGGCTTCATAAGCATTAGGTGGCAGCACATTATCCTTAGGAAGGAGAGAGCCAACGGAAGTGAGTAAATCTGTGAAAGCACTATCACTAATTCCAAACCTTGCTTTCCAATTATGCAATTTTAGCATCAACTCTAACTTCGTACATTCACTACCCTCAAACAAAGGCTGTTCAGCATCCGCCACAAACCTTCTAAACTGATATGATTCGTTGTCATACTCACCCGAATTATATGCAGCATCACAAATATTGACGGTTTCCGATGCAGGGGCAGGGGCAGGTGTATGTGCAGGGGGTGGACCGTTGCAAGTACTATTGACCGATGACCTAGTCCCACACCCTTCTGTATGCCAAATCCAATCCAAATACCCTAAACTAAAACCATTGTCATACAAATGACCCCTGATAATCTTTACGGAGAATTTTTTAAAGTTAACACATCGTTTACAAGGGCAGGGAATTCTTTTAGGATCACGAGAATTTTCCTCAGCAAAAATCAAAAACTGTTCCACCCCAATTTCATATTCGAGTGTATCCCTATCTTTGAAAATCCACGGCTTGTCCATGCTAAGAAGGAACTACCTGATTGTTAAATAAAATGTCAAATATCGTAGTAACAAAGACTACAAAATAATAGTCTATAATGGTAATTCACCTCCTAATATGGATATAATTTAGATTATACTTTCGATTCAAGTTCTTATTAACAAAGACTAACTATAACTATAACATTAtcattaataaatattttaatttactTATAATTATCACATCATCCCCGTGTTTAAGTTCTTAACAGTTAGTGATACTCAATTAGACTCTAATATTCACTAATGTTTGCTATTATAGTACTAGTATATTAACTCTAATTAGAGCATCTCCAAGGCAGGGGAGCCCTTGTGAGACATTTTTACACAATATAGTATTATATTAACATATAGCTAATCCTACTTCCAACTTCATTCGAGCATAAAACCTTATACATTTAACAAATTTTACATAGCtatcagtttatattattatagCCAACTATTATAGAGAGTATcgttggagatgctcttaggCTAACAACATAGAAGCCTAAAAATTTGATCTAATATTCACTAAACATACACTCATACAACTACTTTCTTATATCTAATAATATACAAGCTAATAATTTCACCTAATATATCATATTATAATTCATGTAAATGCCTTCATGTTTACAGGGGATATATAAATACAGATATACAGGGGACATAAAAAACTCATATACAGGGGACACAAACTCATATACAGGGGATACAAACATTTGTACTTgtacatatatataaacataacaacaactCACACAGTTAAGCATACATATATGCATACACACATACAACTGTAGATAGTATACATGCTGCCAAAGAAAACTCTAATGATACTCTAATTAAACTCTAATCGAACAGAAACATATACCTAATTTAAGATCCAAATAAATCGAATCTCAAAATCGAATAGAAACTCATACCTAATTAAGCACAAAACTTCAAATAGCTAAGCTCCAAAGCACCAAGAACTAAGCTCGAACAAACACCTCCAAAGCACCGAGAACCAAGCTCGAACAAACACCAAACCCCAAATCTGTTCAAGAATAGAAACAAAGAAAATCAAAAGATTTATCGAATAAAGAAACAAAGAAAGGGGGTTTACTGTAATTGAAACTTAATCTGAAATTGAGATGAAAATCGAAGGAGTAATCGAAGGCGGGGTTACTTTTAGGGTTACGTTTGGACAACAAAGGGGGAAGAACACTACCGTTGCTCTCGTTTGTCTGAATGACAGTTTATATTTTCAGTTTTATGTTTTAATGTTTTTAGTTTTatgttttttagtttttttttagtttttttatttttttttagtttgaaaattgGGACAAGGCTCGTGTTTCTTTGGGAGGGGAATAAAAATTAAGGGGGAAAGTTATGGGGGGAACTAAAACCAAAATATTTGGCTTAAGGTGGGGAAAAAAAGAGGGGTCTCGCgcttaatattttttttaatcttgTCCTAGACATCGTTTTCAAAGACAACTGATGTCCAAAAAATATAAAGACATCGGTTCTTGTTTTAGTGATGTAAAAAGTAGATTTAACATCAGTGGTTTtcataaccgatgtctaaggtgTGATGTCTAATCCTGTTTTTCTAGTAgtgtgtatgtaaagatcgtcagaatccaaattcgaacactttgatatttcccgaaaatccaccagataccaaataaattgagtataaggtaacatgattaaaaggatttaaattcaaggattataagagaggatcataaaaggaatataaaatattgagaaaggtttaggggaacccaagtaataggatctcggatatgatccctcaaacgacaaacgagaacgaaagttaagcgaaccgtataatagataagcggtcattagccaagtaattaagggttaatcaaagaggttagtggatgatgatgtcatcacacgacaaagggaagacaagtgttaaaaagatgacacaagcttgatgacataagtATGAAAAAGAGactttgttttgttggttgattttgggccatgcaaaattaaccatggtaaaaagatAAATAATTTGCTAAGATAAAAAGAGAAGCAATCAAGTAtaatttcataaaacaaaaagaagggGAGTTGACATGGCTtattgctctcggcttcttcattcCAAAGAAGAGAAAATTTCAAGAATCCAAGCTTCACTTCATAAATGaatccaaggtaaattccttagCTTTTTGA from Apium graveolens cultivar Ventura chromosome 5, ASM990537v1, whole genome shotgun sequence includes the following:
- the LOC141660298 gene encoding uncharacterized protein LOC141660298, producing the protein MDKPWIFKDRDTLEYEIGVEQFLIFAEENSRDPKRIPCPCKRCVNFKKFSVKIIRGHLYDNGFSLGYLDWIWHTEGCGTRSSVNSTCNGPPPAHTPAPAPASETVNICDAAYNSGEYDNESYQFRRFVADAEQPLFEGSECTKLELMLKLHNWKARFGISDSAFTDLLTSVGSLLPKDNVLPPNAYEAKKTLSDLGLEYEKIHSCPNNCILYQGAHADASECPKCRLSRWKLGKDGKIKMNVPAKVMWYFPIIPRFKRMYKSPSTSELMTWHAKQEIQDGKMRHPADSPSWRNIDYRWPAFGSEARNIRLALSADVLISGPHEPGNDVDVYLQPLIDDLKKLWEGVPNVYDAYTKSYFTLKGILIWTINDFPAYGNLSGCVNKGYLCCPICGDDIIAKYLSHSRKMCYQGHRRYQPINHPYRK